A single window of Malus sylvestris chromosome 5, drMalSylv7.2, whole genome shotgun sequence DNA harbors:
- the LOC126620643 gene encoding probable cysteine protease RD21B has protein sequence MKRQSSRSSGAMASLPCMLLLLLLPLAAAMDMSIVDYNEKHGMPASSDRTETEVKALYESWLVKHAKNYNALGEKERRFEIFKDNLRFIDEHNNQSRTYKVGLNRFADLTNEEYRSVYLGAKVDRRSRLSGSRKSDRYGFRAGDKLPESVDWRAEGAVPAVKDQDQCGSCWAFSTVGAVEGINKIVTGELISLSEQELVDCDRSYNQGCNGGLMDYAFQFIINNGGIDTEADYPYHARDGSCDPNRKNARVVSIDGYEDIPENDEKSLKKAVAHQPVSVAIEAGGREFQLYQSGVFTGRCGTDLDHGVVAVGYGTENGVDYWIVRNSWGPNWGEAGYIRLERNVASTNTGKCGIAIEASYPTKKGQNPPRPLPSPPSPPPVKPPTVCDEYYSCPLGTTCCCAYEYGNYCFGWGCCPLESATCCDDHYSCCPHEYPVCDLDAGTCRLSKDNPLSVKALRRTPARSSRRFRFPSA, from the exons ATGAAACGACAATCCTCAAGATCTTCTGGGGCCATGGCCTCATTGCCCTGCatgctccttctcctcctcctcccccttGCCGCCGCCATGGACATGTCCATCGTCGACTACAACGAGAAGCATGGCATGCCCGCCTCGTCGGACCGAACCGAGACGGAGGTCAAGGCCCTCTACGAGTCCTGGCTCGTCAAGCACGCCAAAAACTACAACGCTTTGGGGGAGAAGGAGCGGAGGTTCGAGATTTTTAAGGATAATCTCAGGTTCATTGACGAGCACAATAACCAGAGCCGGACTTACAAGGTGGGTCTGAACCGGTTCGCCGATCTGACCAACGAGGAGTACCGGTCTGTTTACTTGGGTGCCAAGGTGGACCGGCGGTCCCGGCTTTCTGGGTCGAGGAAGAGCGACCGGTACGGGTTCCGAGCCGGCGATAAGTTGCCGGAGTCGGTCGATTGGAGAGCCGAGGGCGCTGTTCCTGCCGTGAAGGATCAGGACCAATGCG GGAGTTGCTGGGCGTTCTCAACGGTTGGCGCAGTGGAAGGCATAAACAAGATTGTGACCGGTGAGTTGATCTCTTTATCAGAGCAAGAACTAGTGGATTGTGACAGATCATACAACCAAGGATGCAATGGAGGTCTTATGGACTATGCCTTCCAGTTTATCATCAACAATGGCGGTATTGATACTGAAGCAGATTACCCTTACCATGCTCGAGATGGTTCATGTGATCCTAACAGG AAAAATGCTCGGGTTGTGTCCATTGATGGGTATGAAGATATTCCAGAAAATGATGAGAAGTCGTTGAAGAAGGCTGTGGCACACCAACCAGTTAGTGTTGCCATTGAAGCTGGTGGCAGGGAATTCCAACTCTACCAATCA GGTGTCTTCACTGGACGTTGTGGAACAGATCTAGATCACGGTGTGGTTGCTGTTGGTTATGGCACCGAAAATGGTGTAGACTACTGGATCGTGAGGAACTCATGGGGTCCCAATTGGGGCGAGGCTGGTTACATCAGGTTGGAACGTAATGTGGCTAGCACCAATACCGGCAAATGTGGTATTGCCATTGAGGCCTCATACCCTACTAAAAAGGGTCAGAACCCCCCAAGACCTCTCCCATCACCACCATCTCCTCCTCCTGTGAAGCCCCCTACCGTATGCGATGAGTACTACTCATGCCCCTTGGGAACTACATGCTGCTGCGCCTATGAGTATGGCAACTACTGCTTTGGATGGGGATGCTGCCCTCTAGAGTCTGCAACCTGCTGTGATGACCATTACAGCTGCTGTCCTCACGAGTACCCCGTATGCGACCTTGATGCGGGAACTTGCCGATTG AGCAAGGACAATCCATTGAGTGTGAAAGCGCTAAGGCGAACTCCTGCTAGAAGCAGCCGGCGTTTCCGCTTCCCAAGTGCTTGA